The Tripterygium wilfordii isolate XIE 37 chromosome 4, ASM1340144v1, whole genome shotgun sequence genome has a window encoding:
- the LOC119996970 gene encoding uncharacterized protein LOC119996970 — protein sequence IEILPEMLRQVNQEEKLIKPHQEITEVVNLGTETEKKEVKVGAAFEGENKKKLIDLLHSYQDVFAWSYQDMPGLDTSIVVHKLPLIPECTPVKQKLRRLKADMLLKIRDEVKKQFDAGFLAVARYPEWVANIVPVPKKDGKVRMCVDYRDLNRASPKDNFPLPHIDVLVDNTARHSTFSFMDGFSGYNQIKMAPEDREKTTFITLCGTFCYKVMPFGLKNAGATYQRAMVTLFHDMMHREVEVYVDDMIAKSKEGEDHIVNLQKLFDRLRRHQLKLNPAKCTFGATSGKLLGFIVSRKGIEVDPDKVKAIVEMPPPRTEKEVRGFLGRLNYIARFISQLTATCEPIFKLLRKSNSTEWNEDCQIAFEKIKQYLKSPPVLMPPVAGRPLILYLTVSDSLMGCVLGQHDSSGRIEHAIYYLSKKFTSCEANYSMLEKTCCSLVWAAHRLRQYMLYHTTWLISRMDPIKYIFEKPSLSGRIAKWQMLLSEYDILYVTQKAIKGSAIADYLADGAIDDTQSMDLKFPDIDVMTVSIEEGNQKDLAKWTMLFDGASNIMGCGIGAVLISPDENIIPFTAKLYFECTNNVAEYEACTMGIQVAIDMGIRRLQVYGDSQLVIRQLNDEWETKDDKLIPYYQHIKKLVKFFDWIEFDHIPREENQIADALATLAAMFDVDPKGEVQLIKIEKREVRGYCSNLGGEPDGKPWYHDIQQYIEKKAYPSGASENDKRTIRRLAGSFFLSGNVLYKRNDGIVFLRCVDVAEAKQIMEEIHEGICGTHSSGYAMARKIIRAGYYWLTMERDCISYANRCHKCQIYADRTHVPVNPLHVLTSPWPFSMWGLDVIGPIEPKASNGHRFILVAIDYFTKWVEAASYSNVTSSVVVRFLRKEIVCRYGVPERIITDNGTNFNSKMVKDFCDQFKISHHNSTPYRPKMNGAVEAANKNIKKIIGKMTENYKDWHEKIPFALYGYRTSIRTSTGETPFSLVYGMEAVLPIEVEIPSLRVVLEAGLEESEWTRMRYEQLNLIEERRLRAICKGQLYQRRLMKAHNKKVRPRSFREGDLVLKMILPPQKDHRGKWTPNYEGPYVVKKAFEGGALISARMDGEELPNPVNADAIKKDERVEIRCEQQIDGKTRQNNNERYKNKFDLELLFLTFVVLVITTSDLELVVLLILKSQLPILTTPSVLNWWCFMGLELHRFGYVVGLGLGQWVAVQFGAEFENECECGSESGFGAKFVIGSGSLDDGNRRVVREWFVTYYAK from the exons attgagattttacctgaaatgttaagacaagtcaatcaggaagagaaactaataaagccgcaccaagagataactgaagttgttaatttgggaactgaaacggagaaaaaggaggttaaggtaggagctgccttcgaaggagaaaataagaagaaattgatagatttgttgcatagttaccaggatgtctttgcatggtcttatcaagacatgcccggtcttgatacaagtattgttgttcacaagttaccattgattccagaatgtaccccagtgaaacaaaagctaaggagattgaaagcagatatgcttttgaagataagagatgaagtgaagaagcagttcgatgctggttttttagcagtggctagataccctgaatgggtggcaaatattgtacctgttcccaagaaggatggtaaggttcggatgtgtgtcgattacagagatctcaatcgtgcaagcccgaaggataattttcctcttccccatatcgatgttttggtggataatacggctagacattcaactttctctttcatggatggattttcgggttacaatcagatcaagatggcaccagaggatcgtgagaaaacaacttttattaccctatgtggaaccttttgctataaagtcatgccgtttggtttaaagaatgctggtgctacttatcaacgagccatggtcactttgtttcatgacatgatgcatagagaagttgaagtatatgtcgatgatatgatagcaaaatccaaagaaggtgaagatcatattgtgaatctccagaagttgtttgatcgattaaggaggcatcaattgaagttgaatccagctaagtgcacatttggggcgacctcggggaagttgttaggttttattgtaagcaggaaaggaattgaggtagatcctgataaagtgaaggcgatcgtggagatgccaccccctcggacagaaaaggaagttaggggtttcttgggaaggttaaattacattgccagattcatttcacagttgacagctacttgtgaacctatctttaaattgttgcgtaagagtaattctactgagtggaacgaagattgtcagattgcattcgaaaagatcaagcaatacttgaaaagtcctccagtgttgatgcctcctgtagctggcaggccgcttattctctatttgactgtctcggatagtttgatgggatgtgtgcttggacagcatgattcatcgggaaggatagagcatgccatttattacttaagcaagaagtttactagttgtgaagcaaattattcgatgttggagaaaacttgttgttctttggtttgggctgcacatcggcttagacaatatatgctttatcatactacatggttgatttctaggatggatcctatcaaatacatttttgagaaaccttctctttcagggaggatagcaaaatggcagatgttgttatcagaatatgatattttgtatgttacacagaaggcaatcaaagggagtgcaatagcagattatttggcagatggagcaattgatgatactcagtctatggatttgaagtttccagatattgatgtcatgactgtgtcgatagaagaggggaatcagaaggatttggcaaaatggactatgttgttcgatggggcttctaatatcatgggatgtggaattggtgcagtgttaatatcacccgatgagaatattatcccgtttacagctaagttgtatttcgaatgtactaacaatgtggctgagtatgaagcatgtacgatgggaattcaagttgctatcgatatggggattaggaggctacaggtctatggtgactcacagttggtgattaggcaattgaatgatgagtgggaaactaaagatgacaagctcattccatattaccaacatatcaaaaagttagttaagttttttgattggattgagtttgatcatatcccaagagaggagaatcaaatagcggatgctttggcgactttggcggcaatgtttgatgtagacccaaaaggggaagtgcagctaattaaaattgagaaacgagaagttcgaggttactgttcaaatttagggggagagcctgatggtaaaccgtggtatcatgatatccaacagtacattgaaaagaaagcatatccatcaggggcatcagagaatgataagcgtaccatcaggagactggcaggatctttcttcttgagtggaaatgttctttataaaaggaatgatgggatagttttcttgcgttgtgttgatgttgctgaggctaaacaaataatggaggaaattcatgaaggaatatgtgggactcattccagtggatatgcaatggcgcggaagattatacgtgcagggtattattggttaaccatggagagggattgcataagttatgcaaacagatgccacaagtgtcagatttatgcagacagaacacatgttccagttaatccattgcatgtgttgacatcgccatggcctttctcaatgtggggattagatgtcatcggtccaattgagccgaaggcttctaatgggcatcggtttattctggttgctatcgattattttaccaaatgggtggaggctgcttcgtattctaatgtgacgagtagtgtggttgttcggttcttgagaaaagagattgtttgtcgatatggagtcccggaaagaattatcactgataatggcacgaatttcaatagcaaaatggtgaaggatttttgtgaccagttcaaaattagtcaccataattcgactccttaccgtccgaagatgaatggggctgtcgaagcggcgaataaaaatatcaagaagatcattgggaagatgacagagaattacaaagattggcatgagaagatcccttttgctctatatggttatcggacctcaatacggacatctaccggggagacgcctttctctttagtgtatggcatggaagcggttttgcctatcgaagtggagattccatcccttcgagtagttctggaggcaggattggaagaatcagaatggactcgaatgcgttatgagcagttgaatttgattgaagaacgaagactaagagcaatttgtaaagggcaattgtatcaaagaagattgatgaaagcacataataagaaagttcgacctcgcagtttcagggaaggagatttagtgttgaagatgatcttgccgcctcaaaaggatcaccgagggaagtggacaccgaattatgagggaccatatgtggtgaagaaagcctttgaaggaggggcattaatttcggcaagaatggatggagaagaattgcctaatccggtgaatgcagacgccatcaaaaag gatgaaaGGGTGGAAATCAGATGTGAGCAGCAAATTGATGGAAAGACAAGACAAAACaacaatgaaagatacaagaataagt